CCGATACCGTTTGCTTCGTTGATAACTGCTACGGGGAATTTATCGAAACTCAGGAACCCACCCACGTTGGTGCTGATTTAATGGCGGGTTCCTTAATTAAAAATCCTGGGGGTACTATCGTCACGGCTGGCGGTTACGTAGCTGGCCGTGCTGACTTGGTAGAAGCCGCCGCTTGTCGCTTAACTGCACCCGGTATAGGTAGTTATGGTGGTGCTACTTTTGACCAAAATCGCTTGTTATTTCAAGGCTTATTTTTATCGCCGCAGATGGTAGGAGAGGCGATGAAGGGAACTTTTTTGACTGGTTATGTCTTTGACAAGCTTGGTTATCCGGTGAATCCTGCGCCGCTTGCACCGCGTGGTGATGTAATTCAGGCGATTAAACTGGGTTCTGCGAAAAAGTTAATTGCTTTTTGTAAAGCTGTACAACAGAATTCTCCGGTGGGTTCTTATCTAGACCCTGTGCCTGATGCTATGCCGGGGTATGAGAGTCAAGTTGTGATGGCTGGGGGAACGTTTATTGAGGGGAGTACGTTGGAATTCTCGGCGGATGGGCCTTTGCGTGAGCCTTATATAGTTTATTGCCAAGGGGGGACTCATTGGACTCATGTGGCGATCGCCCTAGAGGCGGCAATTGAAGCAGTTGGGAGTGCTTGAAGTTACATGAGTTAGGATTGTCTCACGCAGAGACGCAAAGATCCCAATCATTCCTTTGCGCCTCCGCGCCTCTGCGTGAGACTTTAATCCGGTAATTTATACTGCCCAACAATCCGTTTAGCATACTCCGGCACGTGTGCCTCTAACTTCTCCCCACGATTCCGCTTCACATACAAATAATTGCGTGTAAAGTGCGAATCAATCGAGAATCGTGCATATTCCAAACCTTTAGGGCCGATTTTATCAATCACCACACCCATCATTTTCGCTACCCACATCGGTAAGGTTACGCCTTTGTCATAAGCAGGAATTCCTTGCTGTACAGCTTCTTTCCTGTTCCCCTGAGACATTACAGGTTGCGTGTCTATTTGGTCTTTCACCAAGTCCAGCATTTCTTTGCCTGTATCATTTCTGACTACAATCCACTGCCAGCCGAAGGGTGCGCCCATGTAGCCGACGACTAAATCAGCTAGGGAGTTGACGTAATCAAAGCAACTCATGCAGGAAGGGGCAAAGACATCTTTGAGTTGGTTGGTTTTTAAGCCAAAGAATGGTACTTTCTCGATTGAGCCGTCTTCATGCTTGAAATGAATGCGGAAGTCTTGCATGAATTCGTAGTGTACTACTGTCTCAGGCGATCGGCTGGTGGTTTCTAAGAATTTTTGCAGTCCGGCGCGGGTAACGTTATCTACGCAAGGTGTACCTAAAACGTATAACTTTTCTAAACCCAGTTTCTTTTCTACTGCCCGGAGTGCTTGGATTTGGCAACCAACACCAATTACTAGTAGTCGCTTCATCCCCGATTTTTCCACCTGTTCCAAGATAGAAAGGTTGGGGGAGAGTGTTGGTTTATTTACTCGTGCTGCCAGTATTTCTTCTGGGGTGCGAGCAATCACAGGCATGGGTTGGAAGCGGTCTTCTTTGGTATTTTGGACACAGACAACGCCTTCAACTAATCCGCGATTCAGCATTTCGATCGCAATAGTGCTGACTATACCTGTCCATTGTGAGCCTTCGATGGGCTGCTGTTTCTTTGCTGCCATCATTTCTTGATGCACCCCAAAGTAAAGTTCTTCGGGGTTGTCAAGATTCCGAGAACGGCTATGGCTTTGTTCTTCGAGGGTGTCTATCTGCTGGTTGATAAAAGCGCAGGCTTCCTTGACATAGTGAATATAGTATGTGTCACATAGTCCGCATTCACTGCACAGTTCTTTGGCAGGGCGACGGCTACCGGGTTTTAAGGCTTTGGCTTTTGTATGCTTGCTAGAATCAACAGAGGTCATATAAATATTTGTTTTATCCAGGAATCCTTTTACTACAATACCTTTACAGCTTATGAACTTAAACTATATAAGTTGAAAAATCTGATGACTACGCCTCAATCAAAAGTTTTTACCAACTCGCGTCTTTACGACCAAGATTTTTATTTGTGGATAGAGACAACTGCTAAACAACTAAAAGAAGGCAGATTTTCTGAGGTAGATTTAGAAAATCTTATCGAAGAAATTGAAAGCATGGGGAGAAGTGAAAAACACGCACTTGAGAGTAATTTAGTTGTTTTATTAATGCACCTATTAAAATACAAATATCAGCCAGAAAAACGCTCTAATAGTTGGAAAGGGACTATTAGAGAACATCGCCGCAGGTTAACAAGGACTTTTAAGGATAGTCCTAGTTTAAAACCTTATTTTCAGGAAGTTTTTACTGATTGTTATCAAGATGCCAGAAAGCAAGCCAGTGATGAAACTGGTTTATCTGTTGATACTTTTCCCGTAGACTCTCCATTTACTACGGATGAATGTTTAAATGAAGATTTTTTACCTGATTAGTTGAGTCTTGATATTTTCACAACAGTACAATTTATAACTTAACTCTTAAATGGCGATGCCATAATGTGAAATCTATTTACTACTACTTTTTTTCCTCTGTATATCTGTGTTTTTCTGTTCAAATCTCTACAATTACTGGGAAAACTTAGAAATACAATCAGCAATTTCTAAGTTAATCACTCAAAACCAATGATACAAAACTCTAAAACAGGTGCAGCATTCATCGCTGGAGGAAGCCTAGCAGGCGCAGGTGTGTCTGCAACAGTTGGCGGAATGGGGTTAGCTGGCGGATTTGGTGCTGTCGGGATTGGAACTGCGCCTGTGGTTGGTGCTGGTGCTGTGGCTGGTGCGGCTGTTTATGGTGCTTTTCAAGCCGTAGCTGCGGGAGATGCGGCGGCTTTTGGTGCAATGGGAATTGGTGCTGTTGGTGGTGCTGGCTTTTCTGGCGTTGTTGGTGGTATGGGATTAGTTGCACCGAAAATCGGTCTGGCGTTTGGTATTGGTACTGTACCAATGGCTGGCGTTGGTGCAGTTTTAGGACTGGCGGCTTATGGTTTTGCTAAGTTGTTAGATGAATCTGAGGTTAAAGAAACTCCTGCACAGCTTTTTGAACGGATGGAAGAAAAAGTTTTGCAGATGGATTACTATAACGCTGCTGTCATGGAGTTAGGTTTATTTTTATCTGGTGAGGATCTCAACCAAAAATTTGCGGCTTTAGAGGTTGAGGAGGAGTTACAAAAACTTAAGGCGGAATTTTCGACTGCGAAGACTGAACAAGAAACTGTAACTTCTAACCTTCAGCTTCCTGAAACTTGGAAATGTGTCAAAACTCTTAAGGGTCATACAGCAAAAGTTAATGCGATCGCAATCACTCCCGGTGGTAATACTTTAGTTAGTGGCAGTAATGACAGACAAATTAATCTGTGGAATCTGAAAACAAGAAAGTGGTTTCACTGTTTTTCTGGTCAAGCAGAGGCGGTTCTATCTCTTGCTATCAGTCCTGATGGAAAACAGATTGCTAGTGGTTGTGTTGACCGCAAAATTAGTACTTGGCAAATAGATAAAAAACAATTTTTGCGAACATTTTTTTATTCCAACTCTCCCTATAGTCATAATGGTTTTGTAAATTCAGTAGTATTTAGCCCTGATGGTAGATTTCTTGCTAGTGGTAGTGCTGATAAAACTATCAAAATTTGGGGAGGCTATACAGGTAATTTAAAACTTGCTTTGATTGGGCATACAGATGCAGTTTTATCTGTTGCCATTAGTCCTGATAGTAAAATTTTGGCTAGTGGAAGTGTTGATAAAACTATCAGGCTGTGGGACTGCACAACTTGGAAGCCACTTGAGATTTTCACTCAAAATTTAGCTGCAATCAATACAGTTGTTATTAGTCCTGATGGTCATACTCTGATTAGCGGTAGTACCGACACTACCATCAAGCTGTGGAATCTCTATACAAAAGAATTAATTTGCACTTTGACTGGACACACAGAAGCAGTTTCATCTGTTGCTGTCAGTCCTGATGGAACAATCTTATCTAGTAGCAGCCACAGCAGCATTAAAGTTTGGCATATCCCAACTGGGAATCTATTACATACTCTCGCTGGTTGTAGCCCTGTCGCCTTTACTCCTGATGGCAAGATGTTGGTAAGTGGTGGTAACGGCGGTACTATTAAAATTTGGAGTCTGCAAGGTCTGAATGAGTTGCATCTCGATTCTTTACTGCATCAGGAATGGTGGGAAGTTTTAGGTGTAGATCCAACGGCACATTCTCAAGATGTTAAACTTGCCTACCTGCAACTAGCTAGACAATATCATCCTGATATTAATAGGTCTGCAAACGCTAAAGCGTCAATGCAATTAATTAACGAAGCTTATCAACAATTCCAAGCGCAACTGAAGTTTTGATGAGTGCGCGATCGCCCTTCTTCTTGTAAAAAATTAATTATTATTTACAATACTTAAAATTATGCTAAAAAAGTTACTGTAAT
This window of the Nostoc sp. HK-01 genome carries:
- a CDS encoding Cys/Met metabolism pyridoxal-phosphate-dependent enzyme yields the protein MNSLEQLRQAEQALIEIFSGIDAQVKHNLKRVLDAFRNHRVGAHHFAGVSGYGHDDLGRETLDKVFAEVMGAEAAAVRVQFVSGTHAIACALFGVLRPGDQMLAVVGSPYDTLEEVIGLRGQGQGSLIEFGIKYRQLDLTPEGTIDWKALSHAIDDKTRLVLIQRSCGYSWRPSLSIADIEKIVHLVKQQNPDTVCFVDNCYGEFIETQEPTHVGADLMAGSLIKNPGGTIVTAGGYVAGRADLVEAAACRLTAPGIGSYGGATFDQNRLLFQGLFLSPQMVGEAMKGTFLTGYVFDKLGYPVNPAPLAPRGDVIQAIKLGSAKKLIAFCKAVQQNSPVGSYLDPVPDAMPGYESQVVMAGGTFIEGSTLEFSADGPLREPYIVYCQGGTHWTHVAIALEAAIEAVGSA
- a CDS encoding coenzyme F420 hydrogenase/dehydrogenase beta subunit-like protein gives rise to the protein MTSVDSSKHTKAKALKPGSRRPAKELCSECGLCDTYYIHYVKEACAFINQQIDTLEEQSHSRSRNLDNPEELYFGVHQEMMAAKKQQPIEGSQWTGIVSTIAIEMLNRGLVEGVVCVQNTKEDRFQPMPVIARTPEEILAARVNKPTLSPNLSILEQVEKSGMKRLLVIGVGCQIQALRAVEKKLGLEKLYVLGTPCVDNVTRAGLQKFLETTSRSPETVVHYEFMQDFRIHFKHEDGSIEKVPFFGLKTNQLKDVFAPSCMSCFDYVNSLADLVVGYMGAPFGWQWIVVRNDTGKEMLDLVKDQIDTQPVMSQGNRKEAVQQGIPAYDKGVTLPMWVAKMMGVVIDKIGPKGLEYARFSIDSHFTRNYLYVKRNRGEKLEAHVPEYAKRIVGQYKLPD